The following nucleotide sequence is from Mesobacillus jeotgali.
TCTTTGGTGATTTGGGCAGCGAATTCAGCAATGTAGGCAATTCCGATGATTTTCAGGATCGTTTCTACATAGACGAGATTAACCTTGGCATTTGCTGCCAGCTTCTGGATCATTGAAATGATTTGATATATTTGGTCAACCAGAAATAAAAAGATAGCTGAACCTGTGAACACGATCAGCAAGAAAGCAAAGTTTGGCTTTTGTTCCTTGACAATAAGGGCCAGGAAAGTCGCGATCAGTGCTACACCTGTTATTTGAAGGATCTCAATGGCAAAGCCCTCCCCTACCCTTGAAATAGGAATACTGATTTAATTTTTTGAAAGAGGTCATCGACAATGGAGGCTACCATGAAAAGGATGTATATGAACCCAAATAAGGTTACCCACTGTGCATATTCCTTCTTTCCCACCTGATCGAGAATGGTGTGTAAAAATGCAACGACGATGCCTACCCCTGCGATTTTAAAAATAATATCCACTTCAAGACCCATCTTGTCCTCCTCCTAAACGCTACATCAGTAAGATGATTAATAATAAGCCTGATAAAAAGCCGATACTTTTCACCATTTTTTCGTATTTCATTTGTTTTTCGCAGGCATCTGCTTCTTCTCTTTCCAGATGGGAGATTGTCAGCAGGATTTGTTTTTGCTGGGAATGACGGTCATGCCTGCCGAGCGTCTCACCAAATTGTTTCATGATCTCAAACTCTCCCTGTTTGAAGGCAGTCATTTTCCAGACCTCTTTCAGGCTGTCTTCCCAAGCCGCCTTTACCGTTGTATCTGTTTCTGTCAGCTTTTTGGAAAAAGCTTCGAAAAACCAGGATAAAGGCTTGGGCATCTGGGCAGCAAGTTTTCTTGAGGCATCATGAAGCGGTGTGTGGCCGTACATGATTTCGGCCTCCAATGATTGCAAGGCGGACTTCAGCAGCCGAAGCTGCCTCGGTCGCTCACTAAGATGTCTTGAGGCTTCGAAACCTGTCCAAGTCGTCGCCAGAATAATCAATATAGCACCGATTATTTTGATCATTTATGTCACTCTCACTTTTTGGCGAACTTCTTTGCCGTTTGCTTCCCTTATTGAGGTGATGGTTCCCGGGCCAGAACTTCTTCCAAGCTCCACAAATCGATCGAAAATCCCCATCTCCAAAATTGGTTTTAAAGTTGGCCTTTTTTGAATATCTTCCAGCGAATCTCCATGTGTAGTCATAATTAATTTAATGCCTGCGTTAACTGCTTCAAGAATCGCTTCCCCGTCTTCTTTTCGGCCTATTTCATCTACAACCAGGACATCCGGGCTCATCGAGCGGATCATCATCATCATCCCCTCGGCCTTCGGGCAAGAATCCAGGATATCTACTCTAGGTCCAAATGTAAGCTGTGGAACCCCCTTCACGCACCCTGCTATTTCTGACCTCTCATCCACAATGCCAGCTTTAAGAGGGGGCAGTTTTTTTTCAGGGACCCCGCTGGATATCATCCTTGCTATATCCCTGAGCAAAGTGGTTTTTCCAGTCTGTGGCGGACCAATAATTATCGTATGTTTCCAGCCATTCTCGTAAATATATGGAAGCAACGGTTCGGCAATCCCGATTTTTTCCCTTGCAATCCGGAAATTAAAGGAAGATATGTCCCTGATTGCTTTTACAAAGCCATTTTCCAGGATCACCTTGCCTGCCAGTCCGACTCGATGACCTCCGGCAATGGTGATATAGCCACGCTTTAATTCTTCCTCCAACGTATACATTGAAAAATGCCCAAGCTTGTTCAACAGCTGGACAGCATCCTCAGGCGGAATGATATACGGCAGGAATTGTGGCTTTCCTCTTACCGTTATTTCAAGCGGCCTGTTAATCCGTATCCGCACTTCTTCCATCCCATCTTGTTCATTAGGAGGCACTGCATCCAGCAATTCGGCAATTCGTTTCGGCAAAAAAGATAAGATATCCTCCATCATTAATCCTCCTGACAATACGCTTACTTAATATGTATGCCTGCTTGGACACTTTATGACCTGCAGATTCGCGAATGGGTGATAGACAGAATTTGTTTTGTGTTTGTTTACGGATGCATCTCAGATTTATGAAATGTCAGGAACTGAAATCGCGAGGAAATAATATCGCTTTTAAACGAAAAGAATAGTAATGAAAGGAGTTGATAAAAATGAATAATGATCACCAGAAGTTCCAGAAAGCACAGAAAGCTGACCGAGCTTCCTATCTTGGGGGCGGAAGAAGTCCTAAAGAATCACCGACTAATGACACAAAATACAACAATAAGAATGACACTGACAAAGCACCGGGAGCTGGCGAATAATCTCTAGTAATCCTTATATCCATTCTTTGCTTTTTTCTATGACCGTTATTTGTTCTTCAATACCAACATAGTTATAGGTAATAGAAAAAGCAGTGTGGAGGGATTTTGGATGGTTAATGGATTGTATACAGGGTACCGTGGCAATGGAACCGGGAATGGAAGGAAAATTACCGTTAGTGGAGAAGGTTCTGTGTTCGCTGCGCCAAATCGGGCGACAGCAACGATTGGCGTGCGCACCGAAAATCAAAACCTGCAAAGCGCACAGTCTGAAAATGCAGAAAAATCTAATGCGATGTTAGCAGCCTTAAGTAGTCTTGGGATTGCAAAGGATGATATTAAAACAGCAGATTTCCGGATTGATCCCATTTATACCTATGAAGACGGCAAGCAGTTATTCCAGGGATATCGTGTTACACACCTGTACAATATCACGATCAGGAATATTGCCCAAGCAGGATTGATCATCGACACCGCTGTTGAAAATGGCGCAAACGAAATCATGAACATACAATTTTCAGTTGCAGAGCCCCAGGAGTTGTACAATAGGGCACTTTCAATGGCAGTGGTCGATTCCTACAACAAAGCTCAAACAGTAGCCCGGACTTTAGGAATCCAAACCTCCATTTCTCCTCTCTCGATTACAGAAGAAACCCAGAAAGGTTCACCCGGCCCATTCCTGGTGGCATCTTTAGATACTAGCAGCGGGAGCGGGACGCCGATAGAACCGGGTCAACTGGAAATCAAGGCGACTGTCACAGGAACATATATTAGTTCTTAAATTTTCAAAAGTCAGGCGGATAGCCTGGCTTTTTTCTGGTATAAAGAAGAAGAGTGGTTGTAAAAAATGGTTATGTAAACTTCTCCTGACACAATTTGTCTATATCCACTTTAGTTTTTTTGAGTTAAAATACCTCTATAAGTATTTTAAGGAGAGATCACCATGAAGAAAATATTCGCGGCACTCATGTTTATTTTGTTGATTACCGGCTGTTCAGGCGGAGGTTCTTATACGGATGTTTCAGTCGATGAAGCAAAAGAATTGATAGATAATGGAGAAGTTCAGGTTTTGGATGTACGTACCCCTGATGAATTCGCAGCTGGACACATTCCAGGAGCGAAATTAGTACCATTGCAGGTCATTGAGAGCATGCTTTCCGAGCTTGATCAAGACCAAAAATATCTAGTGGTCTGCCGCAGCGGCAACCGCTCCACCCAGGCAAGCGGAATCCTTGTGGAAAATGGATTCAAGAATATTTACAATATGACCGGCGGAATGAATGAGTGGAAGTTTGATATTGAGCAATAAGCAAATTATTTAAGCATCTCGGTCATCGAGATGCTTTTTTTCCATAAAAAAAACCTGCTTTTCAGCAGGTTTTTTTGATTATCGATTAAGCACGAGATACATAAGATGCATCTGTTGTGTTGATAACGAGTTTGTCGCCCTGGTTTATGAAGAAAGGAACCTGTACTGTAAGGCCAGTTTCCAATGTCGCTGACTTAGTACCGCCAGAAGAAGTGTCACCTTTAATACCTGGCTCTGTTTCTGTCACTTCAAGTTCAACAGAGTTTGGAAGCTCGACACCAAGAGTTTCGTGGCCGAATTGCATGATGTAGACTTCCATGTTTTCTTTAAGGAATTTCAATTCATATTCAATAGAAGATCCTGGCAATTCAATTTGCTCGTAAGACTCATTGTCCATGAATACGTGCTGGTCGCCGCTTGCATATAAGTACTGCATTTTGCGGTTCTCGATTTGTGCTTTTGCTACTTTTTCACCGGCGCGGAACGTTTTTTCCTGGATCGCCCCAGTACGAAGGTTGCGAAGCTTTGAGCGTACAAACGCAGCTCCTTTTCCTGGCTTAACGTGTTGGAAATCAAGTACACGCCAGATGCCATTGTCCACTTCAATCGTTAAACCTGTACGGAAATCGTTAACTGAAATCATTATTTGTCCTCCTAATGTGTCCTATAATATGATGAGTTCCTTAGTAGAATGTGTCAGTGACTCATTATGGTCTTTTGTTATAACAGTATCGTCCTCTATTCTTACTCCGCCAAGGCCAGCTATGTAGATCCCCGGCTCGACAGTCACAACCATACCAGTTTCAAGTACGGTATCAGAACGGAAAGACAGACCAGGTCCTTCATGTACTTCGAGTCCGATTCCATGGCCTGTGGAGTGGCCAAAATACTCTCCGTAGCCTTTTTCAGTGATAAAGTTGCGGGTTAGCGCATCAGCTTCCCTTCCTGTCATGCCTGGCTTAATGCCTGCCATTCCACGGAGCTGGGCTTCTAAGACGATATCATAGATTTCCCTAAGCTTGTCTGAAGGGCTGCCTACAGCTAATGTACGGGTAATATCCGATACATACCCATTATAATAGGCACCATAATCAAGGGTGACGAAGTCTCCTGTTTCGATCACCTTGTCACTTGCTACTCCGTGCGGAAGTGCTGAACGATAGCCTGAAGCTACAATAATATCGAATGAAGAAGATGTTGCTCCCTGTTTTCTCATGAAGAATTCCAGTTCATTAGATACTTCCAGCTCTGTCCTGCCCGGACGGATAAACTCAATTATATGTGTAAACGCAGCATCTGCGATGGCTGCTGCTTCCTTTAATATCTTAATCTCTGAATCAGTCTTAATCAAGCGTAACTTTTCAATTTCGCCTGATACGGGCACTAGTTCTGCTTCCACGCCCTTATCAAAGGTTTTATAAGCAGAATATGTAACATGATTTTCTTCAAAGCCAAGTTTTTTGATCCCCAACTTTTTAGCCTGCTCTGCAACCTCGTCCTGAATCAGCCCTTTATGCAGGACGACTTCATAGCCTTCGCATTGTTTCGCAGCCTGCTCAGTATACCTGAAATCCGTAATGAATAATGCTTTTTCGGCACTGATCAGCACCATGCCTGCAGAACCAGTGAACCCTGTCATATATCTGCGGTTGTAATCACTGGTGACCAGCATTCCATCGATTCCGAGTCTTTGAAAGCTCTCACGTAATTTTTGAATTTTCTCCATAAACCTATTCCTCCCCTTCTGCACCTCTTTTGAATGCTTCAAGCGCCAATTCATAGCCAAGAAAGCCTAGACCGGCAATCTGCCCAGCAGACACTGGAGCAATCACCGACTTGTGCCTGAAGTCCTCTCTTTGATAAACATTGGAAATATGTACTTCGATAACGGGACAATCAATTCCTGCAATCGCATCCCTGATACCATAACTATAATGCGTGAAAGCCCCAGGGTTAAAAATAATGCCATCTATATCAGTGTCTTCTGCCTCATGGAGTTTGTCAATCAGTTCTCCTTCATGATTCGATTGAAAGCAAATAACCTCAACCTGGCTTTCCGCACCAAGCTGGATCATTCGTTCTTCCAGATCCTTCAAAGTTCTGGCACCGTAAATCCCTGGCTCTCTTTTTCCCAAACGATTCAAATTTGGACCGTTGAGCATAAGTATTTTTTTCATGGCAGGCTCCCGTAAAAAAAGAATGTTCAATAAGAACATTCTATCATAATTGATTTCCTTAAAACTACCGTGAGAGCCTTAAGAGGTAACTTCCTCCTGATTTTTTTCACTGTTGCGATTTTCATTTTCCTCATATGATATTGAATAACCAACAAACACACCATACAGAACATAAAAGCAAATTGATGTAATTAACGTGTTCCTTGACAGGTCCCAGAAGGGTTTAATTCCAGGAAAAAGCGGATTGAGAACATAAAAAACAAGGAAGAACAGCGCCAGCCCAAATGCTGCACCAGCCCAAATGGATTTTAGCTTTCTCATTGCTGCATAGTACACAAGTGCCGCACCAGTTGAAAAAAGACCAATCGCGATAATGGAAATGACTGTACCCAGCCATTGCTCCTTCCAATCTCCCAATGCCCATGGCTCAAGAATGACATTTGGACGGATTTCTGTAAAGTTGAAGATATAAGCTAAATAGGCAAGCGCACTCCAAAAAATCCCTCCAAATAACCCGGTGACTATGCTCATCGTGATAAAAGACATTGGTTTTTCTCTTTGATTTTGTTCAAGGTTTTCATGATTTTCTGCCATTAGTTGCACCTCCACCGTTAGTATGTCCCGGACTGACCAATCAATTGCACATCAGGAAAAATTGTTCAGGAAGCAACCTTCATATAGAGGTTTGTGCAAATTTTTAGTAAAATGAAACTAACAGAACAAATCGACCGAATAATCTTGAAAATGCAAATCACTCGTTTAAAGCACTTTTAAAAAGGAAAAAGTAGCAGGAGAAGAGTATAAAATCGGAGAATTTGTATAAAGTAATCGTTGGCAAGTTTAAAAGCGGGAATAATTGCTCATGATGCTAGTAGGGAGGTGGCTTTCAATGAATCGTGCTTCTAAATATATTGTTTCAGGACTGATCGTTCTTGCAATCTTTGGTTTTGCCTTTCAGTTATTTACCGATCCTTTAAGTATCCTTACCATGCTTGCAACAATCGCCCTGGTTGGTGCCTTAATTTATTTCCTCGTGACTCGCTTGACAAGTTCAAGCTCAGGACGGCAACAGCAGCGTGCATTTCAAAAAGCAGCAAAGCGGTCTAAAAAGCGGTTCCAGACAAAAGATACTAATGTCTCCTCTAAACGTTCAAAAATAAGGTCGCTCGCATCCGCTCGCAACAAAAAGAAGGATGCGTCACATTTAACGGTCATAGACGGTAAAAAGGGCAGAAAAAAAAATCGGGCTTCGTTTTAAGCTCGATTTTTGTGTTTTATAAAGTTAATAACACCAAGATTTAAAAAACTTCTCCGCGCTCTTTTGGCCCAGGTCGATCAATTCTTGTTTCTTTTCATCCGAAAGCTGGAATTCAGTAGTCAAGTTCCCTTCCGTCGGAATGAAAATGATATTCTTTTCATGTTTCCTTGAGATATACCGGGAGTCATGGGCATCCTTCATCGTTTCAAACAAAGCTTCGAACATTTGAAGTGCATTCTTGATTTTGTTGGTAGGCTGCTGGATCAAATTCTGGCTGAGCTTGACACCAAGTACAGGACGGACTTTTTTTACATTATCCTTATCAAATAACCACATTGGAAAATTACTTAGCACTCCTCCATCTACTACAATATTCATGCCGACTCGATCACGCAGCTTTACCGGTTCGAAGAAGAATGGGAGACTGCAGCTCATCCTGATTGCTCTCGCTACTGGGAAAGTCCTTGGATCAACACCATATTTCGGAAGATCATCTGGCAGAATCAGCAGCCTGCCATTGGTGAGGTCTGACGCGATAATTCTTAATGCATCAGGGGCAAGGTCACCAAAAGTGCGCAAACCTCTGGCAGCAAGCTTTTCACCTATCCAGCACTCCAATTCGTCCCCTTTATAGAGTCCCAGCCGCCAGTATACAAAAAGCCATTTCGTCAAAGCTGATGGGATGATCGTTTTCCTTGAGTCGAGAAATTTTTTCAGGTCAAGATCATCCAAGATGCCGGCCATTTCAGTGCTGGTATATCCAGCTGCAAGCAGGCCGGCAATCAATGAACCCGCACTGGTCCCTGCGACCCTCTTAAAACGGAATCCCCGCTCTTCTATTGCCGCACAGGCACCAACCAATGCCAATCCTTTGATTCCTCCGCCGGAAAAAACGCCGTCAATATACATATGAGCCACTCCCGTCGATGTAATCCCATCTTTACATCTTTAAGCGCTTCATTTGTAAAATAGTACGGCGTACAAGTTAAAAAATTTGTGCTTATGTGAAATATTGAATCTCTGCTTCTGGAAAAAACGAATGAATATATCCTCGAATTGTTTCTTCAAGATCCTTCGCTTCATCCTTCTGGTAGACGTACTTACCAATACCGTAACGTCCCCACTTATACTTTCGCTTCTCTTCATCCATTTCAAGCTTGGATTTAGGATATCTTTTTTGGATCACATTTTTAGCCGGCTTTGTGAAACGGTGCTGGATGAGCTCAAAGCTAAGGCCTGTCAGGTCGATTCCTTCTAGGGAATGGCTGAGTCTCTCAAATAACTCATGATAACCCTCCCTCCATCCTTCATGGATATAGATTGGCGCAACAATGAAGCCAAGCGGGTATCCGGCGTTCGCCACCTTTCTTGCCGCCTCCAGTCTTTCATCAAAGGATGATGTCCCAGGTTCAAAGTTCTTGATCACATAGCGGGCATTGACGCTGAATCGAAATCTTGTTTTGCCGTTATGCTTTGCATCGAGCAGGTGATCGACATGATGGTACTTTGTTACAAATCTTAATTGCCCATATTCCGACTCCCCGAAAAATTCGATTGTTTTCTTTAATGCATGGGTTAAATGGTCAATCCCAACAATATCCGAAGTACATGCGGCTTCAAATCTGGTGATTTCCGGTTTTCTTTCATCCATGTACTTTTGTGCCTGCTCGAAAATTTCATCGAGATTCACATAAGTGCGGATATAAGGTTTACTGCCAAGTGTGGTCTGCAGGTAACAATAATGGCAATGGCCCATGCAGCCAGTAGCAAGCGGAATCGCATATTCTGCGGACGGCTTCGAGGTATCAAATTTCAAAGTTTTCCTGATACCGACAACGAGAGTTGATTTAGCATTCCGGTATTGCTGCAGTTCATTGTCGCCTGGGATGCCGCGCACCTGGTTATGCGAGGTCGTTTCCCTGATCTCCAGCCCCATCTTTTCGAATTTCTCCTTTAGCTCCCGCCCAAGCGGGTATTCCAAAGCCCTTGGCTCAATATATACAAGCTGTGGTACAAAAGCTTTCATAAGTCATTTCCTCATTTCATTCCATTAGTCAGTATTGTTAGTATGGGCAGAAATGAAAAAAGAGGATGGAAAAAATATTTCCATCCTCTTTGAGGTTTATTATAATCCACACTTTAGCTGTGCGTTACAGTTTGTGCATGTGTTGCAGCCGCCGATTTCTTTTACTTCACCTTTGCGGCAGACAGGGCATGTATTGCCGACTTCAGAGCCGATCGTTACGTTGGTAGAACGTAATTCATTAATCGTGTCGACAAGGACAACATGCTGTTTTTGCTTTTCTTTCTTGTCGATTTCCTCTTCCATCGTGTTTTCTTCCGCTTTGAGCGTCAATACTTGAGAATCGCGGGAGCCGTCTACATAAACTGTTCCGCCCTTCGCTCCGCCTTTATAAAGGCGCTCATATACCTTTTCAACCTGCTCTACGCTGTAGCCCTTCGGCGCGTTGACCGTCTTGCTGATCGAACTGTCAATCCAGCGCTGGATGACACATTGTACATCAGCATGAGCTTCAGGCGCCAATTCCATCGCTGAAACAAACCAATTCGGCAGGTTCTCAGGATCAGCATCCGGATTGCGGTCAAGATATTCCTGAACGATGTCCGCCTTCACTTCAATGAACTTGCCAAGACGGCCGCTGCGGAAATAGGAGAAGCTGAAGTAAGGCTCAAGTCCTGTTGAGACGCCAACCATTGTACCAGTGCTCACTTTTGTTACTCTCTATTCTAAAATAGAGGGCGGGATTATCAGTACCCGCTCCATATGTCGCCATATGGGTCAGACTATATCATCAACCACATGATTTTTTGAGTGTCTCTTACGGTGACATGGATATTCACAAAGTGTAACCAAATTCGATAATTGGTTTGCTTGTTTTCAGTCCCCATTAAAATCGCGAAAAAGCCTTATATGATGAACAGAAAGCT
It contains:
- the spoIIIAA gene encoding stage III sporulation protein AA encodes the protein MEDILSFLPKRIAELLDAVPPNEQDGMEEVRIRINRPLEITVRGKPQFLPYIIPPEDAVQLLNKLGHFSMYTLEEELKRGYITIAGGHRVGLAGKVILENGFVKAIRDISSFNFRIAREKIGIAEPLLPYIYENGWKHTIIIGPPQTGKTTLLRDIARMISSGVPEKKLPPLKAGIVDERSEIAGCVKGVPQLTFGPRVDILDSCPKAEGMMMMIRSMSPDVLVVDEIGRKEDGEAILEAVNAGIKLIMTTHGDSLEDIQKRPTLKPILEMGIFDRFVELGRSSGPGTITSIREANGKEVRQKVRVT
- the aroQ gene encoding type II 3-dehydroquinate dehydratase, whose translation is MKKILMLNGPNLNRLGKREPGIYGARTLKDLEERMIQLGAESQVEVICFQSNHEGELIDKLHEAEDTDIDGIIFNPGAFTHYSYGIRDAIAGIDCPVIEVHISNVYQREDFRHKSVIAPVSAGQIAGLGFLGYELALEAFKRGAEGEE
- a CDS encoding patatin-like phospholipase family protein, with amino-acid sequence MYIDGVFSGGGIKGLALVGACAAIEERGFRFKRVAGTSAGSLIAGLLAAGYTSTEMAGILDDLDLKKFLDSRKTIIPSALTKWLFVYWRLGLYKGDELECWIGEKLAARGLRTFGDLAPDALRIIASDLTNGRLLILPDDLPKYGVDPRTFPVARAIRMSCSLPFFFEPVKLRDRVGMNIVVDGGVLSNFPMWLFDKDNVKKVRPVLGVKLSQNLIQQPTNKIKNALQMFEALFETMKDAHDSRYISRKHEKNIIFIPTEGNLTTEFQLSDEKKQELIDLGQKSAEKFFKSWCY
- a CDS encoding SIMPL domain-containing protein; the protein is MVNGLYTGYRGNGTGNGRKITVSGEGSVFAAPNRATATIGVRTENQNLQSAQSENAEKSNAMLAALSSLGIAKDDIKTADFRIDPIYTYEDGKQLFQGYRVTHLYNITIRNIAQAGLIIDTAVENGANEIMNIQFSVAEPQELYNRALSMAVVDSYNKAQTVARTLGIQTSISPLSITEETQKGSPGPFLVASLDTSSGSGTPIEPGQLEIKATVTGTYISS
- the splB gene encoding spore photoproduct lyase is translated as MKAFVPQLVYIEPRALEYPLGRELKEKFEKMGLEIRETTSHNQVRGIPGDNELQQYRNAKSTLVVGIRKTLKFDTSKPSAEYAIPLATGCMGHCHYCYLQTTLGSKPYIRTYVNLDEIFEQAQKYMDERKPEITRFEAACTSDIVGIDHLTHALKKTIEFFGESEYGQLRFVTKYHHVDHLLDAKHNGKTRFRFSVNARYVIKNFEPGTSSFDERLEAARKVANAGYPLGFIVAPIYIHEGWREGYHELFERLSHSLEGIDLTGLSFELIQHRFTKPAKNVIQKRYPKSKLEMDEEKRKYKWGRYGIGKYVYQKDEAKDLEETIRGYIHSFFPEAEIQYFT
- the spoIIIAC gene encoding stage III sporulation protein AC is translated as MGLEVDIIFKIAGVGIVVAFLHTILDQVGKKEYAQWVTLFGFIYILFMVASIVDDLFQKIKSVFLFQG
- a CDS encoding SA1362 family protein; amino-acid sequence: MNRASKYIVSGLIVLAIFGFAFQLFTDPLSILTMLATIALVGALIYFLVTRLTSSSSGRQQQRAFQKAAKRSKKRFQTKDTNVSSKRSKIRSLASARNKKKDASHLTVIDGKKGRKKNRASF
- a CDS encoding YqhR family membrane protein is translated as MAENHENLEQNQREKPMSFITMSIVTGLFGGIFWSALAYLAYIFNFTEIRPNVILEPWALGDWKEQWLGTVISIIAIGLFSTGAALVYYAAMRKLKSIWAGAAFGLALFFLVFYVLNPLFPGIKPFWDLSRNTLITSICFYVLYGVFVGYSISYEENENRNSEKNQEEVTS
- a CDS encoding M24 family metallopeptidase produces the protein MEKIQKLRESFQRLGIDGMLVTSDYNRRYMTGFTGSAGMVLISAEKALFITDFRYTEQAAKQCEGYEVVLHKGLIQDEVAEQAKKLGIKKLGFEENHVTYSAYKTFDKGVEAELVPVSGEIEKLRLIKTDSEIKILKEAAAIADAAFTHIIEFIRPGRTELEVSNELEFFMRKQGATSSSFDIIVASGYRSALPHGVASDKVIETGDFVTLDYGAYYNGYVSDITRTLAVGSPSDKLREIYDIVLEAQLRGMAGIKPGMTGREADALTRNFITEKGYGEYFGHSTGHGIGLEVHEGPGLSFRSDTVLETGMVVTVEPGIYIAGLGGVRIEDDTVITKDHNESLTHSTKELIIL
- the spoIIIAB gene encoding stage III sporulation protein SpoIIIAB; translated protein: MIKIIGAILIILATTWTGFEASRHLSERPRQLRLLKSALQSLEAEIMYGHTPLHDASRKLAAQMPKPLSWFFEAFSKKLTETDTTVKAAWEDSLKEVWKMTAFKQGEFEIMKQFGETLGRHDRHSQQKQILLTISHLEREEADACEKQMKYEKMVKSIGFLSGLLLIILLM
- a CDS encoding rhodanese-like domain-containing protein; the encoded protein is MKKIFAALMFILLITGCSGGGSYTDVSVDEAKELIDNGEVQVLDVRTPDEFAAGHIPGAKLVPLQVIESMLSELDQDQKYLVVCRSGNRSTQASGILVENGFKNIYNMTGGMNEWKFDIEQ
- the spoIIIAD gene encoding stage III sporulation protein AD, which encodes MEILQITGVALIATFLALIVKEQKPNFAFLLIVFTGSAIFLFLVDQIYQIISMIQKLAANAKVNLVYVETILKIIGIAYIAEFAAQITKDAGQGAIASKIELGGKILILAMAIPILTVMIETIIRLIPG
- the efp gene encoding elongation factor P → MISVNDFRTGLTIEVDNGIWRVLDFQHVKPGKGAAFVRSKLRNLRTGAIQEKTFRAGEKVAKAQIENRKMQYLYASGDQHVFMDNESYEQIELPGSSIEYELKFLKENMEVYIMQFGHETLGVELPNSVELEVTETEPGIKGDTSSGGTKSATLETGLTVQVPFFINQGDKLVINTTDASYVSRA